From Microbacterium sp. YJN-G, a single genomic window includes:
- a CDS encoding anthrone oxygenase family protein: protein MFAESLAVITATVVGVMVGVEFCVSVFVSPILLRLPAQQSLTASPIFARVLGRVMPFWYFGSLILTAGVAVVAWGEPAAGPAVVAAALLVVSVVVSLTLLVPINNRAMAWTPDDHPADWRDQQRRWLAIHYARVAIIVAAFVCVVVAVLLV from the coding sequence ATGTTCGCTGAGTCACTCGCCGTCATCACCGCGACGGTCGTCGGTGTGATGGTCGGCGTCGAGTTCTGCGTGTCGGTATTCGTCAGCCCGATACTGCTGCGGCTGCCGGCGCAGCAGTCGCTGACGGCGAGCCCGATCTTCGCGCGGGTGCTGGGGCGGGTCATGCCGTTCTGGTACTTCGGTTCGCTGATCCTCACGGCCGGCGTCGCGGTCGTCGCCTGGGGAGAACCGGCCGCCGGACCCGCCGTCGTGGCCGCAGCGCTGCTGGTCGTCAGCGTGGTGGTCTCGCTCACGCTGCTCGTCCCCATCAACAACCGCGCGATGGCCTGGACCCCTGATGACCATCCGGCCGACTGGCGCGACCAGCAGCGTCGCTGGCTCGCGATCCATTATGCGCGCGTGGCGATCATCGTCGCCGCGTTCGTTTGCGTCGTCGTCGCGGTGCTGCTGGTCTGA
- a CDS encoding type IV pilin protein: protein MSCHLIQRRDRVMRTFIRNWIAAEKARREENGEKGFSLIELIIVVVILGILAAIAIPIFLNIQQDAADNALAAVTANGASQVAAEMAQDPTITDAGSVDLTNLEEDGINLVATGATLDDICVTGTKTGVTTATSGPGCAGTPTTTP from the coding sequence ATGTCATGTCATCTGATTCAGAGAAGGGATCGCGTCATGAGAACATTCATCCGCAATTGGATCGCTGCAGAGAAGGCCCGCCGTGAGGAGAACGGCGAGAAGGGCTTCTCGCTGATCGAGCTCATCATCGTGGTGGTGATCCTCGGCATTCTGGCCGCCATCGCCATTCCGATCTTCCTCAACATCCAGCAGGATGCGGCAGACAACGCGCTCGCCGCAGTCACCGCCAACGGTGCATCGCAGGTCGCCGCAGAGATGGCGCAGGATCCGACGATCACCGATGCAGGCAGTGTTGACCTGACGAACCTCGAGGAGGACGGGATCAACCTGGTTGCGACCGGTGCGACGCTCGACGACATCTGCGTCACCGGCACGAAGACGGGCGTGACCACGGCGACTTCCGGGCCCGGCTGCGCGGGGACGCCGACGACGACGCCCTGA
- the pilM gene encoding type IV pilus biogenesis protein PilM → MANTHIGLEITEESVRAVEITAGRNPVLLARGEVPLPPGAAKDSEVLDVDAVAMALRQLWTRAGIKGRRVVLGIGNRRILVREYSTEVMRADLLRQALPYQVQDLLPVPVEQAVLDFYPATQTDDRVSGLLVAAVSETVEQLIAAATKAKLTVERVDLAPFGLARVAHAIAPGGEPVGMIHVGDHTTYVVVAAAGVPRFVRIIALDLPTAAVRERSPETVPAVEPDDEGGVFAPALRSRFGRGASLEPAVRDLVERLNSTISFYRDRRSSEPVTAVHISGAGIAVPGMMAALTSELPSELTPLRLSDVIASKQPFEKQSFEPHGDHDLNFVTTIGVVLGEGRS, encoded by the coding sequence ATGGCCAACACGCACATCGGACTCGAGATCACCGAGGAGAGCGTGCGGGCGGTCGAGATCACCGCCGGCCGCAACCCGGTGCTGCTCGCTCGCGGCGAGGTGCCGCTGCCGCCCGGGGCGGCGAAGGACTCCGAGGTGCTCGACGTGGATGCCGTGGCCATGGCGCTGCGTCAGCTCTGGACCCGCGCCGGCATCAAGGGCCGCCGGGTCGTGCTCGGCATCGGCAACCGCCGCATCCTCGTCCGCGAGTACAGCACCGAGGTGATGCGCGCCGACCTGCTGCGCCAGGCGCTGCCGTATCAGGTGCAGGATCTGCTGCCCGTGCCCGTCGAGCAGGCGGTGCTGGACTTCTACCCGGCTACGCAGACCGACGACCGCGTGAGCGGGCTGCTGGTCGCCGCGGTGTCCGAGACAGTCGAGCAGCTGATCGCCGCCGCGACCAAGGCGAAGCTGACCGTCGAGCGCGTCGACCTCGCCCCGTTCGGCCTGGCCCGGGTCGCGCATGCCATCGCACCCGGCGGGGAGCCCGTCGGGATGATCCACGTCGGCGACCACACCACCTATGTCGTCGTCGCCGCCGCCGGTGTGCCGCGGTTCGTGCGCATCATCGCCCTGGATCTGCCCACCGCCGCCGTGCGCGAGCGCTCGCCCGAGACGGTGCCGGCCGTCGAACCCGACGACGAAGGCGGCGTCTTCGCGCCCGCGCTGCGCTCGCGGTTCGGCCGGGGAGCATCGCTCGAACCCGCCGTCCGCGATCTCGTCGAGAGGCTGAACTCGACAATCTCGTTCTACCGCGACAGGCGCAGCTCGGAACCGGTCACGGCGGTGCACATCAGCGGGGCGGGCATCGCCGTGCCGGGGATGATGGCGGCGCTCACGTCCGAACTGCCCTCGGAACTCACCCCGCTGCGGCTGTCCGACGTGATCGCGTCGAAGCAGCCCTTCGAAAAACAGTCCTTCGAACCACACGGTGACCACGACCTCAATTTCGTCACGACGATCGGGGTTGTCCTGGGAGAGGGACGATCATGA
- a CDS encoding PilW family protein has product MTASAVHQTTGDAGVTLVELIIGMLIGTVVLGVSVLIFANSLQTQATVTSVTQATNEGQIVASTIERAVRNADFIDVSADQRTLQVQTSLGGALTCQGFHLDGDTIRMTLRSTPLGDPALWPAWQDGVAAHGSDPFVARAGRGVVYAFDMTTDATPVLFTGEASLRSISTGQARTCW; this is encoded by the coding sequence ATGACCGCATCCGCAGTGCACCAGACCACCGGCGACGCGGGCGTCACCCTCGTCGAGCTCATCATCGGGATGCTCATCGGCACCGTGGTGCTCGGCGTCTCGGTGCTCATCTTCGCCAACTCCCTGCAGACCCAGGCCACAGTCACCTCGGTCACGCAGGCCACCAATGAGGGACAGATCGTGGCATCCACCATCGAGCGGGCTGTGCGCAACGCCGACTTCATCGACGTCTCGGCCGATCAGCGCACCCTCCAGGTGCAGACCTCGCTCGGCGGCGCGCTGACCTGCCAGGGATTCCACCTCGACGGCGACACGATCCGGATGACGCTGCGCAGCACCCCGCTCGGCGACCCGGCCCTGTGGCCGGCGTGGCAGGACGGCGTCGCCGCGCACGGCTCCGACCCCTTCGTCGCGCGCGCCGGTCGCGGCGTGGTCTACGCCTTCGACATGACCACAGACGCGACGCCCGTGCTCTTCACCGGAGAGGCGTCGCTGCGCTCCATCTCGACCGGACAGGCGAGAACATGCTGGTGA
- a CDS encoding MMPL family transporter, with product MTTRAEVRSARPKRRPVLRGLLSAAVILLWLAGAGLGGPLFGKVDEVSSNDRTSYLPDSAAATEVQGVLDDFLGSDTIPAVVVFESDAEIDDPLLEQLGSALESAVEAEGVQDGSSPVIVSDDGLAAQAFVPIDTEAGIGDVVSALSDDLREAVPDGVTAHVTGPAGFTADLAAGFAGIDGLLLGVALLAVMVILVIVYRSLLLPVVVLSTSLFALCVALLVVWWAAKLDILLLSGQTQGILFILVIGAATDYSLLLVARFREELRSTADKGAALRAAWKGSFEPILASGGTVIAGLLCLLLSDLKSNSTLGPVASIGIVFAMLSALTLLPALLLLFGRAAFWPRRPLFEPGHTADENPLDASGAWPRLARLISRRPRLIWIATTVVLAIAAAGVVQLQASGVPQSDLVLGQSEARDGQRVLGDHFPGGSGSPVYVLVDESRMQAAADVLLADDGVDAVSVTASEAASGSAPITEDGIQAFGPLGTPAPEPTVVDGRVLLQGTLTDAADSADAEDTVNALRGELDDLDALVGGVTATSIDTNEASIHDRNLIIPVILVVIFVILMLLLRAILAPLLLILTTVLSFGSALGVAALVFNGVFDFPGADPAVPLYGFVFLVALGIDYNIFLMTRVREESLRHGTREGILRGLSVTGGVITSAGLVLAATFAALSVIPILFLVQIAFIVAFGVLLDTFVVRSLLVPALSYDIGRKIWWPSKLSRAQQSGSTEQPDGTEKAAEPDTAEAASK from the coding sequence ATGACGACCAGGGCGGAAGTCCGCAGCGCACGGCCGAAGCGCAGACCCGTCCTTCGAGGTCTTCTGTCAGCGGCGGTGATCCTGCTGTGGCTGGCGGGCGCAGGTCTGGGCGGCCCGCTGTTCGGCAAGGTCGACGAGGTTTCGTCGAACGACCGCACCTCGTATCTGCCGGATTCCGCGGCGGCCACCGAGGTGCAGGGCGTGCTCGACGACTTCCTCGGTTCCGACACGATCCCCGCGGTCGTCGTCTTCGAATCGGATGCCGAGATCGACGACCCGCTGCTCGAGCAGCTCGGCAGTGCCCTGGAGTCGGCCGTCGAGGCTGAGGGCGTGCAGGACGGATCATCGCCGGTGATCGTCTCGGACGACGGCCTCGCCGCGCAGGCGTTCGTGCCCATCGACACCGAAGCGGGTATCGGCGACGTCGTCTCGGCGCTCTCCGACGATCTGCGCGAGGCTGTGCCCGACGGCGTCACCGCGCACGTGACGGGACCGGCCGGCTTCACCGCCGACCTGGCGGCCGGCTTCGCCGGGATCGACGGCCTGCTGCTGGGCGTGGCGCTGCTGGCGGTGATGGTGATCCTCGTCATCGTGTACCGGTCGCTGCTGCTGCCTGTCGTCGTGCTCAGCACGAGCCTGTTCGCCCTGTGCGTGGCACTGCTGGTGGTGTGGTGGGCGGCCAAGCTCGACATCCTGCTGCTGAGCGGTCAGACCCAGGGCATCCTGTTCATCCTCGTGATCGGCGCGGCCACCGACTACTCGCTGCTGCTGGTCGCCCGGTTCCGTGAAGAGCTGCGATCCACTGCAGACAAGGGCGCCGCGCTGCGCGCAGCCTGGAAGGGATCGTTCGAGCCGATCCTCGCCTCGGGCGGCACCGTGATCGCCGGCCTGCTGTGCCTGCTGCTGAGCGATCTGAAGTCCAACAGCACGCTGGGACCGGTGGCCTCGATCGGCATCGTGTTCGCCATGCTGTCGGCGCTGACGCTGCTGCCGGCGCTGCTGCTGCTGTTCGGTCGCGCCGCCTTCTGGCCGCGCCGGCCGCTCTTCGAGCCCGGGCACACCGCCGACGAGAACCCGCTCGACGCGTCAGGGGCCTGGCCGCGGCTGGCTCGTCTGATCAGCCGCCGTCCGCGTCTGATCTGGATCGCCACCACCGTGGTGCTCGCCATCGCCGCCGCCGGTGTCGTGCAGCTGCAGGCGAGCGGTGTGCCGCAGTCCGATCTCGTGCTCGGCCAGTCCGAGGCGCGCGATGGGCAGCGGGTGCTCGGCGACCACTTCCCCGGCGGTTCGGGCAGCCCGGTCTACGTGCTCGTCGACGAGTCGCGGATGCAGGCCGCCGCCGACGTGCTGCTGGCCGACGACGGCGTCGACGCCGTGTCGGTGACGGCATCCGAGGCAGCATCCGGTTCCGCGCCGATCACCGAGGACGGTATCCAGGCGTTCGGCCCTCTGGGAACTCCGGCACCCGAGCCGACCGTCGTCGACGGCCGTGTGCTGCTGCAGGGCACCCTGACGGATGCCGCGGACTCGGCCGATGCCGAGGACACGGTGAACGCGCTGCGTGGTGAGCTCGATGACCTCGACGCGCTGGTCGGCGGGGTGACGGCCACCTCGATCGACACGAACGAGGCGTCGATCCACGACCGCAACCTCATCATCCCGGTCATCCTCGTGGTGATCTTCGTGATCCTCATGCTGCTGCTGCGCGCGATCCTCGCCCCGCTGCTGCTGATCCTCACGACGGTGCTCTCGTTCGGGTCGGCGCTGGGTGTGGCGGCACTCGTATTCAACGGCGTGTTCGACTTCCCCGGTGCCGACCCGGCCGTGCCGCTGTACGGCTTCGTCTTCCTCGTCGCGCTCGGGATCGACTACAACATCTTCCTCATGACGCGGGTGCGCGAGGAGTCGCTGCGACACGGCACCCGCGAGGGCATCCTGCGCGGACTGTCGGTGACCGGCGGCGTGATCACCTCGGCGGGCCTCGTGCTGGCCGCGACGTTCGCGGCGCTGTCGGTGATTCCGATCCTCTTCCTCGTGCAGATCGCGTTCATCGTCGCGTTCGGTGTGCTGCTCGACACCTTCGTCGTGCGGTCGCTGCTCGTGCCGGCGCTCAGCTACGACATCGGCCGGAAGATCTGGTGGCCGTCGAAGCTGTCGCGCGCACAGCAGTCAGGGAGCACGGAGCAGCCGGACGGCACGGAGAAGGCTGCCGAGCCGGACACAGCCGAGGCAGCCTCGAAGTGA
- a CDS encoding type II secretion system protein, translating into MTGREEGFSLVEVIVAMLLLGLVAISLVPLLWQGLSLADRQSTVATATREVNALVEQARETPSCADLAALAGAHPYLDASGRTLFTATVTVGTCASEASVPVDVVAQHSSGTLASVSALVYVP; encoded by the coding sequence ATGACCGGACGCGAAGAAGGGTTCAGCCTGGTCGAGGTGATCGTGGCGATGCTCCTGCTCGGGCTCGTCGCCATCTCGCTGGTGCCCCTGCTCTGGCAGGGTCTCAGCCTCGCCGACCGCCAGTCCACCGTCGCCACCGCGACACGTGAGGTGAACGCGCTGGTCGAGCAGGCCCGTGAGACGCCGAGCTGCGCGGATCTGGCGGCGCTGGCCGGCGCGCATCCGTACCTCGACGCCTCGGGCCGCACCCTGTTCACCGCGACGGTCACGGTGGGAACCTGCGCTTCCGAGGCCTCGGTGCCCGTGGACGTCGTGGCCCAGCACTCGAGCGGCACGCTCGCGAGCGTGTCGGCATTGGTGTACGTGCCATGA
- a CDS encoding TetR/AcrR family transcriptional regulator, whose translation MNDRNVRAQRVAERRQQILDAARAAAESGGWAAVTLRHLADTIGYTQPVIYSHFPDGKTEIMRHVALGGFAELTKATRAAAADTTGAPAISAVAEAYLGFAVAHPALHDAMFQLAIDARFAHDDAEAELQAGFAALSAALGEAGTPTTTEVFWSALHGMSLLERSGRMLPQDRSSRVAELAARFAG comes from the coding sequence GTGAATGACAGGAACGTCCGCGCGCAGCGGGTCGCAGAGCGCCGACAGCAGATTCTCGATGCCGCCCGCGCAGCGGCGGAGTCGGGTGGATGGGCTGCGGTCACGCTCCGTCACCTCGCCGACACGATCGGCTACACACAGCCGGTGATCTACTCGCACTTCCCCGACGGCAAGACCGAGATCATGCGGCACGTCGCGCTGGGAGGGTTCGCCGAACTGACGAAGGCGACACGTGCCGCTGCCGCCGACACGACCGGCGCGCCGGCGATCTCGGCGGTGGCCGAGGCGTACCTGGGCTTCGCCGTCGCGCACCCCGCGCTGCACGACGCGATGTTCCAGCTGGCGATCGATGCGCGGTTCGCCCACGACGACGCCGAGGCCGAGCTGCAGGCCGGATTCGCGGCGCTCTCCGCGGCTCTCGGTGAGGCCGGCACCCCGACGACGACGGAGGTCTTCTGGAGCGCGCTGCACGGTATGAGCCTGCTCGAACGCTCCGGCCGGATGCTGCCGCAGGATCGCTCATCCCGAGTCGCCGAGCTCGCCGCGCGCTTCGCGGGCTGA
- a CDS encoding pyridoxamine 5'-phosphate oxidase family protein, whose product MSIDAGDRAAVAHFIRVCGSGVVATVGADGEPQAAYVGLTVAPDGAVLFDAPTDSRKVGNIEQRPRVAIAVTGADTTLQIEGRARITWDDERTRLGEEYARHFPDSRALDDGFTLLAVEIDWVRVYDAGVRPARVSESRWDAAS is encoded by the coding sequence ATGAGCATCGATGCCGGCGACCGCGCCGCCGTGGCGCACTTCATCCGCGTGTGCGGGTCGGGAGTCGTGGCGACCGTGGGCGCCGACGGCGAACCGCAGGCCGCCTACGTCGGACTCACCGTCGCACCCGACGGCGCCGTGCTCTTCGACGCTCCCACCGACTCGCGCAAGGTCGGCAACATCGAGCAGCGCCCGCGCGTGGCGATCGCCGTGACCGGTGCGGACACGACCCTGCAGATCGAGGGCAGGGCGCGCATCACCTGGGACGACGAGCGCACCCGCCTGGGCGAGGAGTACGCCAGGCACTTCCCCGACTCCCGGGCACTCGACGACGGCTTCACCCTGCTGGCCGTGGAGATCGACTGGGTGCGGGTGTACGACGCGGGCGTGCGCCCGGCGCGCGTCTCGGAGTCGCGCTGGGACGCGGCGTCGTAA
- a CDS encoding pyrimidine dimer DNA glycosylase/endonuclease V, translating to MRIWSLHPRQLDRAGLVACWRETLLAQAVLAGRTRGYRSHPQLERFRTQPQPVDSVGVYLAGVAAEADRRGYRFDRGRIIAPDAVVGQIPVTDGQLALEWAHLGRKLAGRSPEFARVWAESAPQPHPLFVVVPGDVEPWERATPD from the coding sequence GTGAGGATCTGGTCGCTGCACCCGCGGCAGCTCGACAGGGCGGGCCTGGTGGCCTGCTGGCGCGAGACCCTGCTCGCGCAGGCGGTGCTCGCCGGGCGCACCCGCGGCTACCGCAGTCATCCGCAGCTCGAGCGCTTCCGCACTCAGCCGCAGCCGGTGGATTCGGTCGGCGTCTATCTCGCCGGCGTCGCCGCCGAGGCCGACCGGCGCGGGTACCGGTTCGACCGCGGTCGCATCATCGCCCCGGATGCCGTCGTCGGGCAGATCCCGGTGACCGATGGGCAGCTCGCACTCGAGTGGGCGCACCTCGGGCGAAAGCTCGCCGGGCGCAGCCCCGAGTTCGCCCGGGTCTGGGCGGAATCGGCCCCGCAACCGCATCCGCTGTTCGTCGTCGTTCCCGGCGACGTCGAGCCGTGGGAACGCGCCACGCCGGACTGA
- a CDS encoding prepilin peptidase — MTPVLPVVPIWVVLIWVGLLGLAIGSFLNVVAYRVPAGIPLARESRCPRCDAPVRWWQNIPVASWVGLRGRCRECSGRIAARYPLIEALTAAAFIGVALLVATGSLTGPLTGGGSWGATVAVAAAYLSFAAASIVLAVIDLDTFRLPKAIVLPALAVGIGLLTLACLLGADWARLLRALAAAAAVSLAYQLVRLLRPDAMGGGDVKLAALIGLHLGWIGPGGIGFGWGVVVVGVFAAFVLGGVYGAVLMLLRRASRRTAIPFGPWMLLGAWTGIVFGQPLSDWYLRLVIPA; from the coding sequence ATGACTCCCGTGCTGCCGGTCGTGCCGATCTGGGTCGTGCTGATCTGGGTGGGGCTGCTCGGCCTCGCCATCGGATCCTTCCTCAACGTCGTCGCGTACCGGGTGCCCGCGGGCATCCCGCTGGCCAGGGAGAGCCGCTGCCCGCGCTGCGACGCACCGGTGCGCTGGTGGCAGAACATCCCCGTCGCGTCGTGGGTCGGCCTGCGCGGCCGTTGCCGGGAGTGCAGCGGCCGGATCGCGGCCCGATACCCCCTGATCGAGGCGCTCACGGCTGCGGCGTTCATCGGCGTGGCCCTGCTCGTCGCGACCGGGTCACTGACCGGACCTCTGACCGGCGGCGGCAGCTGGGGTGCCACGGTCGCGGTCGCCGCCGCCTACCTGAGCTTCGCCGCGGCATCCATCGTGCTGGCGGTGATCGATCTCGACACCTTCCGGCTGCCGAAAGCGATCGTGCTGCCCGCCCTGGCCGTGGGCATCGGGCTGCTCACGCTCGCGTGCCTGCTCGGCGCGGACTGGGCACGCCTGCTGCGCGCGCTCGCCGCGGCGGCCGCCGTGTCTCTCGCCTACCAGCTGGTGCGGCTGCTGCGACCGGATGCCATGGGCGGCGGCGATGTGAAGCTCGCGGCGCTGATCGGCCTTCACCTCGGCTGGATCGGCCCAGGCGGAATCGGCTTCGGCTGGGGCGTGGTCGTGGTCGGGGTGTTCGCGGCGTTCGTGCTCGGCGGGGTGTACGGGGCGGTGCTGATGCTGTTGCGACGCGCGAGCAGGCGCACGGCGATCCCATTCGGCCCGTGGATGCTGCTCGGCGCGTGGACGGGAATCGTGTTCGGGCAGCCGCTGTCGGACTGGTACCTGCGGCTGGTGATCCCGGCATGA
- a CDS encoding vitamin K epoxide reductase family protein, giving the protein MAERTYRPGAGTATLWMVTAVIAWIVSFLLYLEYIGQLNGAAPLVSCSISPIVTCGPNLLSPAGNLLGFTNSIIGIVLFTGPVFAGVGALAAPRGMRAWYWRVYALFVLGGFVFVHVLAYRSVFEFGSLCPWCMVVWLMTIPLFWSVTGWTLREGVWGQAPRRLGAIISSWMPAIVVVDYAIIAVAAQLRLDVLGSL; this is encoded by the coding sequence ATGGCTGAGCGCACCTACCGCCCTGGCGCGGGCACCGCCACCCTCTGGATGGTGACCGCGGTCATCGCGTGGATCGTGTCTTTCCTGCTGTACCTCGAGTACATCGGCCAGCTCAACGGCGCGGCGCCGCTCGTGTCGTGCTCGATCAGCCCGATCGTCACGTGCGGCCCCAACCTGCTCTCGCCTGCGGGCAACCTGCTGGGTTTCACCAACTCGATCATCGGGATCGTGCTGTTCACCGGTCCGGTGTTCGCCGGCGTCGGCGCGCTCGCCGCTCCCCGAGGCATGCGCGCCTGGTACTGGCGCGTATATGCGCTGTTCGTGCTCGGCGGTTTCGTGTTCGTGCACGTGCTCGCGTACCGCAGCGTGTTCGAGTTCGGGTCGCTTTGTCCGTGGTGCATGGTCGTCTGGCTGATGACGATCCCGCTGTTCTGGTCGGTGACCGGCTGGACGCTGCGCGAGGGCGTCTGGGGTCAGGCGCCGCGTCGCCTGGGCGCGATCATCTCGTCCTGGATGCCGGCGATCGTCGTGGTCGACTACGCGATCATCGCCGTCGCCGCCCAGCTGCGCCTGGACGTGCTCGGCTCGCTGTGA
- a CDS encoding Rho termination factor N-terminal domain-containing protein has translation MPDQPELKDEELYEKLRDDGASKEKAARISNAAARDGRSEVGHRGGSAEDYEDRTVDELRERAKELDLEGYSDKNKDELIRMLRDH, from the coding sequence GTGCCCGATCAGCCGGAGCTGAAGGACGAGGAGCTGTACGAGAAGCTGCGCGACGACGGCGCGTCGAAGGAGAAGGCCGCACGGATCTCGAACGCGGCCGCCCGTGACGGCCGATCCGAGGTGGGTCATCGCGGAGGATCCGCGGAGGACTACGAGGATCGCACGGTCGACGAGCTGCGCGAACGCGCGAAGGAGCTCGACCTGGAGGGATACTCCGACAAGAACAAGGACGAACTGATCCGGATGCTGCGCGACCACTGA
- a CDS encoding NADPH-dependent FMN reductase, with protein MAHRIGYLVGSLSSDSINRVLSKALVRLAPDGLELTEIPIRDLPLYNRDDEGDLAAPIVAFKQAVEQSDGLLFVSPEYNRSIPAPLKNAIDWGSRPWGQNSFARKPTGIIGASIGSIGTAVMQSSMRGVLSFLDAPQLNAPEAYITFDPEVYGDDGAVHDSSTEEFLRHYMEEYAAFVERVLSSALPGHVGDSDPDVMH; from the coding sequence ATGGCTCACCGCATCGGCTACCTCGTCGGCAGCCTGTCCAGCGACTCGATCAACCGCGTGCTGTCCAAGGCGCTCGTGCGCCTCGCACCAGACGGTCTGGAACTGACCGAGATCCCCATCCGCGATCTGCCCCTCTACAACCGTGACGACGAAGGCGACCTGGCCGCGCCGATCGTCGCGTTCAAGCAGGCGGTCGAGCAGTCTGACGGGCTGCTGTTCGTCTCGCCGGAGTACAACCGCTCCATCCCCGCGCCCCTGAAGAACGCGATCGACTGGGGATCCCGGCCCTGGGGCCAGAACTCCTTCGCCCGCAAACCCACCGGCATCATCGGCGCCTCGATCGGCTCCATCGGCACGGCGGTGATGCAGTCGTCGATGCGCGGGGTGCTGAGCTTTCTCGACGCACCGCAGCTCAACGCCCCCGAGGCGTACATCACGTTCGATCCCGAGGTCTACGGCGACGACGGTGCCGTGCACGACAGCAGCACCGAGGAGTTCCTGCGCCATTACATGGAGGAATACGCCGCGTTCGTCGAGCGCGTACTGTCCAGTGCGCTGCCCGGGCACGTCGGCGACTCCGACCCGGATGTCATGCACTGA
- a CDS encoding NADPH-dependent F420 reductase, whose product MTDEASRIGVLGVLGAGRLGSVLARLAADSGLRVLVAGSGDPALIARPMAAIGAHATTLDEIVAEADAVVLALPLGRVATLPADALAGMLVIDATNYWWAADGIRPDLDDPRGSTSELVQAHLVGARVVKGLGHMGYQDLEDEARPSGAAERKAIAIAGDDAHDVATVAALVDRLGFDPVVAGPLAAGIMLEPGAEAFGADVDAAELRAMLDRFPSSQRGIVVARARGGRLFDAPG is encoded by the coding sequence GTGACGGATGAGGCATCGCGGATCGGCGTTCTGGGCGTGCTGGGCGCCGGCCGGCTGGGCTCGGTGCTGGCCCGCCTCGCCGCCGATTCCGGCCTGCGCGTCCTCGTCGCAGGTTCCGGCGACCCGGCGCTGATCGCTCGCCCGATGGCGGCGATCGGAGCGCACGCCACGACGCTCGATGAGATCGTCGCGGAGGCGGATGCCGTGGTGCTGGCGCTCCCGCTCGGCAGGGTGGCGACGCTGCCGGCGGATGCCCTGGCGGGGATGCTCGTGATCGACGCGACGAACTACTGGTGGGCCGCCGACGGCATCCGCCCCGATCTCGACGATCCGCGCGGTTCGACGAGCGAGCTCGTGCAGGCGCACCTGGTCGGCGCCCGCGTGGTCAAGGGTCTCGGGCACATGGGCTACCAGGATCTCGAGGACGAGGCACGCCCCTCCGGCGCCGCCGAGCGCAAGGCGATCGCGATCGCCGGCGACGACGCGCACGACGTCGCGACGGTGGCGGCGCTGGTGGACAGGCTCGGGTTCGACCCGGTCGTCGCGGGTCCGCTCGCCGCAGGGATCATGCTCGAACCGGGAGCGGAGGCGTTCGGCGCCGACGTGGACGCCGCCGAGCTGCGGGCGATGCTGGACCGTTTCCCGTCCTCGCAGCGTGGGATCGTGGTGGCCAGGGCGCGCGGCGGCCGGCTTTTCGACGCCCCCGGCTGA